A single region of the Schizosaccharomyces osmophilus chromosome 3, complete sequence genome encodes:
- the nte1 gene encoding lysophospholipase, with product MDIADRILQNNVISGIIIFILRSITLSLVFVTKFSLSILAFASITIPKWTYKVLSYSLTIQFNFKSLLFLFFVSLCAAALIIRYRYLNKYSRLPHEDPIKEAKLGPEASVQISEPKIGFQNYLDEFLSAISIFGYLEKPVFVELARHIQTRRVAIGETIDLDEQSSFILVVDGCFQVYTATERYNDGALGDPSSLHPDYRLLTEVSNGAPLSSFFTVLELFTEIVPEVSVTPSTTQSTGTPAEFMDNPFPANSIGRKKSESKGEFRPKEKSSIVAKAKCDTTIAVIPGSAFHHLVRKFPNSSAQIVQVILTRFQRVTFSTGFEYLGLSDVIFSIEKNFNAITSYELPNYIRGDIIETFKNEAKSENRNKNIKGGIIISQKKGPANRIGNLNRNFEGFGSEIDRTAVNPGDLLSSINPHATISQSVSPNMKRSPLRRAYSKEVSDYDVYSSFRHGLLHCILKSLGIANYGIKTQSAAASVDDEQSGYQESNQSTDYSEKSSKVDFLGQLAMLSAVGVNEEAKSPTTSNPKHSTILEFAKEIEIVFYKKETTIVQQGDHADGVFYIIDGFLDATCPSKIATYGNQGQSEEHSFMMKPGGLVNYQACVSNYRSFVNVNARTDVLVGYLPRTALERIIEQEPLISLVIAKRLISLVPPLLLKLDFAVGWIHLNPDQVLFNKGDPSDSIYIVQNGRLRSIDDSDPKSNSDYFDEYGKGDSAGELEMLINAPRNSTLFAIRDSELAKIPQTLFNALSLSHPAVGLQLSKIIANRMHVMLNNSFIYEGIRQTRREKHSIRTLAVVPSSSTGHLLTFSQKLTFALSVLGISVKILRQSSVLEHLGKYAFSRMGRFKLASYLSDLEDKYDILIYIADTNVGTTWFQTCVRQADCIYILAEADGNPQIGEFESYLIAMKCTARKELVLIHPERFCPSGLTRTWLKERPWVYAHHHLQLRAGWDNEMVDHNDGKEFLNIIRSKVLSFKYGFRKYIDWKHLHPVYQTNRAQENDFARLARRICGKGIGLVLGGGGARGISQIGALYALEEAGIPFDIIGGTSIGAFNGGLYAREADLVPMFGRAKKFCGRMANLWRFVLDLTYPQAAYTTGHEFNRGIWKAFGESHIEDFWLPFYVNTTNITHSRMDVHSSGYAWRYIRASMSLAGLVPPMLSDNGDMLLDGGYMDNLTVTHMQSLGANTIFAIDVGSEDSRLAMDYGDTVSGAWALFTRWIPFISKKAYPSLADIQSRLTYVTSVAIGEKVKTTPGCFYMRPPVTDFTTLEFGRFDKIYSVGYEYGKSFIEKLRTEGKLDGILGTNTQYQKHPKYLSLRRNSL from the exons ATGGATATTGCGGACaggattttgcaaaataacGTTATTTCAGGAATCataatatttatattaagATCTATAACCCTAagtcttgtttttgtcaCAAAATTTTCTCTAAGTATACTAGCATTCGCTTCAATAACTATACCAAAATGGACCTATAAAGTTTTAAGCTATTCTTTAActattcaattcaatttcaaGTCTTT ActtttcttattcttcGTTTCCCTTTGTGCGGCCGCTTTAATCATCCGTTACAGATACCTAAACAAATACTCTCGACTTCCGCACGAAGACCCGATAAAAGAAGCCAAGCTTGGTCCTGAAGCCAGCGTTCAAATTAGTGAACCAAAGATAGGGTTTCAAAACTATCTCGATGAG TTTTTGAGTGCGATTAGTATATTCGGGTACTTGGAAAAACCGGTTTTCGTTGAACTAGCTCGGCATATTCAAACCCGGCGAGTTGCTATAGGAGAAACAATTGATCTTGATGAACAGTCCTCCTTTATCCTAGTTGTGGATGGCTGCTTCCAGGTTTATACAGCCACAGAGCGTTACAATGATGGCGCCTTAGGGGATCCATCGTCTCTGCATCCTGACTACAGGCTTCTTACTGAAGTTTCAAATGGAGCCCCTCTTTCTAGTTTTTTTACTGTCTTGGAGTTATTCACAGAAATTGTTCCGGAAGTTTCAGTTACCCCAAGCACTACCCAGTCCACAGGCACCCCAGCAGAGTTCATGGACAATCCTTTCCCCGCTAATAGCATCGGAAGGAAAAAATCTGAATCAAAAGGTGAATTCAGGCCAAAGGAAAAGTCTTCAATTGTTGCTAAAGCTAAGTGTGATACTACAATAGCTGTTATACCCGGAAGtgcttttcatcatttggTTCGCAAATTTCCTAATTCCAGTGCACAGATAGTTCAGGTAATCCTTACACGATTCCAACGAGTCACCTTTTCTACGGGTTTTGAGTACCTTGGATTGTCCGATGTCATTTTCAGTATTGAAAAAAACTTCAATGCTATTACTTCCTATGAATTGCCAAATTATATTCGTGGTGATATTATCGAAACCTTCAAGAATGAAGCAAAGTCTGAGAATAGgaataaaaacataaagGGTGGTATAATCAtatcacaaaaaaaaggaccTGCCAATCGCATCGGTAACTTGAACAGAAATTTTGAGGGTTTTGGGTCCGAAATTGATCGTACAGCGGTCAATCCAGGAGATTTGCTTTCATCTATTAATCCACACGCTACTATTTCTCAATCAGTTTCTCCAAACATGAAACGGTCTCCTCTTCGTCGGGCGTACTCTAAAGAAGTGAGTGATTATGATGtgtattcttcttttaggCATGGTTTGTTACATTGCATTTTAAAATCTCTTGGTATAGCCAACTACGGCATCAAAACCCAAAGTGCTGCTGCTTCCGTAGATGACGAGCAATCAGGATATCAAGAAAGTAATCAATCTACAGATTATTCTGAAAAATCTAGCAAGGTTGACTTTTTGGGCCAACTTGCCATGTTGAGTGCTGTTGGCGTTAACGAAGAAGCCAAGAGCCCTACAACAAGCAATCCAAAGCACTCTACGATTCTTGAGTTTGCCAAAGAAATTGAGATAGTTTtctacaaaaaagaaactacCATTGTTCAACAGGGTGATCATGCTGACGGCGTATTTTATATCATTGATGGCTTTTTGGATGCAACTTGCCCCTCTAAAATAGCTACATATGGCAATCAAGGACAATCAGAGGAGCACTCCTTTATGATGAAACCAGGTGGTCTGGTCAATTATCAAGCATGCGTTTCCAATTATCGTTCATTTGTGAATGTAAATGCTAGGACGGACGTTTTAGTAGGATATTTACCGCGTACAGCTCTTGAAAGGATCATTGAGCAAGAGCCACTAATTTCCCTTGTCATCGCCAAAAGACTTATATCCTTGGTTCCTCCTTTGCTATTAAAACTTGATTTTGCCGTTGGTTGGATTCACTTAAACCCCGATCAAGTACTGTTTAACAAAGGGGATCCAAGTGATTCAATATATATAGTTCAAAACGGGCGTTTAAGATCTATTGATGACAGCGatccaaaatcaaattctgattattttgatgaatatgGAAAGGGCGATAGCGCAGGTGAATTGGAAATGCTAATCAATGCCCCAAGGAACAGTACGTTATTTGCAATTCGAGATTCTGAACTCGCGAAAATCCCTCAAACGCTGTTCAATGCTCTCTCTCTTAGCCATCCAGCTGTCGGGTTACAACTTTCAAAGATCATTGCAAATCGAATGCATGTCATGCTGAATAACAGTTTCATCTATGAAGGTATTCGTCAGACTAGGAGGGAAAAGCATAGTATACGTACACTAGCTGTGGtcccttcttcttcaactgGGCATTTATTAACTTTTTCCCAAAAGTTAACGTTTGCCTTATCCGTTTTGGGTATTTCTGTTAAAATTTTGAGACAGTCCTCAGTTTTAGAACATTTAGGGAAGTACGCGTTCAGCCGCATGGGAAGATTCAAGCTCGCAAGCTATCTTTCGGATTTGGAAGATAAATATGATATTTTGATTTACATTGCTGACACTAACGTTGGGACTACATGGTTTCAAACTTGCGTGCGACAAGCTGACTGTATATATATCCTTGCAGAAGCGGATGGAAATCCTCAAATTGGGGAGTTTGAAAGTTACTTGATCGCTATGAAATGTACAGCTCGAAAAGAGCTTGTACTTATACATCCTGAGAGATTTTGCCCTTCAGGATTAACGAGGACGTGGTTAAAAGAGCGTCCATGGGTATATGCTCATCATCATTTGCAGTTACGCGCTGGTTGGGACAACGAAATGGTTGACCATAATGATGGAAAGGAGTTCTTAAATATAATTCGGTCTAAAGTATTGAGCTTTAAATATGGCTTTAGGAAATATATTGATTGGAAGCATCTACATCCTGTCTATCAGACTAATCGGGCACAGGAAAATGACTTTGCACGCTTGGCTAGGAGAATTTGCGGTAAAGGTATCGGACTGGTTTTAGGGGGTGGAGGTGCTAGAGGAATTTCTCAAATTGGCGCTTTATATGCATTAGAAGAGGCCGGGATTCCTTTTGATATTATCGGCGGTACCAGTATAGGAGCATTCAATGGCGGATTGTATGCCCGTGAAGCAGATCTAGTCCCAATGTTTGGTCGTGCCAAGAAGTTTTGTGGAAGGATGGCAAATCTATGGAGGTTTGTTTTAGATTTAACTTATCCTCAGGCTGCTTATACTACTGGTCATGAATTCAATCGAGGTATATGGAAAGCATTCGGTGAAAGCCATATTGAGGACTTTTGGTTGCCGTTTTACGTGAATACGACAAACATTACTCATTCTCGCATGGATGTTCACTCAAGTGGTTATGCGTGGAGATATATTCGAGCTAGTATGTCTTTAGCCGGTTTGGTCCCGCCAATGCTCTCCGATAATGGGGACATGCTGTTAGATGGTGGTTATATGGATAACCTTACAGTAACGCATATGCAATCTCTTGGAGCGAACACAATCTTTGCAATTGATGTTGGAAGTGAGGACTCACGTTTGGCAATGGATTATGGAGATACTGTTTCCGGTGCTTGGGCTTTATTCACTCGTTGGATTCCCTTTATTTCGAAGAAAGCATATCCTTCACTTGCTGATATCCAATCTAGATTAACTTACGTTACGAGTGTTGCAATTGGcgaaaaagtaaagacGACACCGGGTTGTTTCTATATGCGTCCTCCTGTCACGGATTTTACCACATTAGAATTTGGAAGGTTTGACAAGATCTACAGCGTTGGTTACGAATACGGTAAATCATTTATTGAGAAACTCCGGACAGAAGGTAAGCTTGACGGGATTCTAGGAACTAATACTCAGTACCAAAAGCACCCAAAATATTTATCGCTAAGAAGAAACTCGTTGTAA
- the hem12 gene encoding uroporphyrinogen decarboxylase Hem12: MYPSMKNDLIIRAARGETVERPPVWIMRQAGRYLPEYHKVRSKQSFFEMCQTPETSCELTLQPINRFDGLLDAAIIFSDILVIPQALGMQVVMLEQKGPHFPEPLATPEDLEKLEKVPNIPAKLGYVMDAISLTRENLDGRVPLLGFSGAPWTIMAYMIEGGGSKTFTKAKSWLFRYPEASRRLLNMVTEATIVYLTQQVYAGAQMLQIFDSWAGELSPQDFLEFSYPYLVRICEGVKKELNKSKRTVPMIVYPKGAWYALDKLCDSGYDVIGLDWTMDPKEAVRIRGDRRVTFQGNLDPNILYGGREIIESRTKEMIEGFKGGKQGYIINLGHGITPGVNPDDVRFFLEQCHKYGSQT, translated from the exons ATGTATCCTTCTATGAAAAATGACTTAATCATTAGAGCTGCAAGAG GGGAAACAGTGGAACGACCACCTGTTTGGATTATG AGACAAGCTGGAAGATATTTGCCGG AATATCATAAAGTCAGGTCGaagcaaagtttttttgaaatgtgTCAAACTCCAGAAACGTCTTGCGAATTGACGCTTCAACCCATTAACCGGTTTGATGGTTTACTCGATGCTGCCATCATTTTTAGCGATATCTTAGTAATTCCTCAGGCTCTTGGCATGCAGGTTGTTATGCTTGAACAAAAAGGTCCTCACTTTCCGGAGCCATTGGCAACACCAGAGGATCTTGAAAAGTTGGAAAAAGTCCCCAACATACCGGCTAAATTGGGATATGTAATGGACGCAATTTCGTTaacaagagaaaatttAGATGGAAGGGTTCCTCTCTTGGGATTTTCAGGAGCTCCCTGGACCATTATGGCTTACATGATTGAAGGAGGTGGTTCAAAAACgtttacaaaagcaaagtctTGGCTATTCCGTTACCCAGAGGCTTCTCGTCGTCTTTTAAATATGGTTACTGAGGCTACTATTGTCTATCTTACGCAGCAGGTTTACGCAGGTGCTCAG ATGCTTCAAATTTTCGATTCTTGGGCTGGAGAGCTTTCACCCCAGGATTTCTTGGAATTTTCGTACCCTTATTTGGTCAGAATATGCGAAGGAGTTAAAAAGGAACTGaataaaagcaaacgaaCTGTGCCCATGATTGTTTATCCCAAAGGAGCTTGGTATGCTCTTGACAAGCTTTGTGATTCCGGTTACGATGTCATTGGTCTTGATTGGACTATGGATCCGAAGGAGGCTGTCCGCATTCGTGGAGATCGTCGCGTCACTTTCCAAGGTAATTTGGATCCCAATATTCTATACGGAGGTAGAGAAATTATAGAAAGCCGTACCAAAGAAATGATCGAGGGTTTTAAGGGCGGCAAACAAGGCTATATTATTAATTTGGGACATGGTATAACACCCGGTGTCAACCCAGACGAtgttcgtttctttttagaacAATGCCATAAGTACGGCTCTCAAACTTGA
- the nro1 gene encoding negative regulator of Ofd1, Nro1 yields the protein MIGNRPQGLRAAASQKKQQIEKQRQEAAANGSGSSELGNGDVNKAEGDEDETMLVYTEDDNMDQLWGLYETSREKLESGDIEGSINLVFGTIHEADRILRNTEDYSSLPKDFHAAYSMALLAVSELYEPAKGRLKETNDEESFIDAAIERAQLGLEASGDQSRLYLAFGRAYLEKVRMTLWKQDDQQNPSDQSVIVQIVNPYIELALQYLRPLLSVEPFDDLTPDSLRPLYVLSSYMFQFGSQFPENSLLDVHSVIIGLWEKCSAFPDSPLPVRLATKEAVLASHTSFAEYYIDLMDSNEENAERWAVKASEWLSRSVDAWNEIYALDDSAERLLKLADIKMDLAQITEQESSQDEYLQAAYTALEDAQKAGVQLSPDYLEFLEAYSSA from the exons ATGATTGGCAACCGTCCTCAAGGATTGCGCGCTGCAGCAtctcaaaaaaagcagcaGATTGAAAAACAACGTCAGGAGGCAGCTGCAAATGGAAGTGGCTCTTCTGAGCTAGGAAATGGagatgtaaacaaagccGAAGGGGACGAAGACGAAACCATGTTGGTGTACACTGAAGATGACAACATGGATCAACTTTGGGGATTGTATGAGACGAGCCGtgaaaaattagaaagtGGTGATATCGAAGGTAGCATCAACCTTGTTTTCGGTACCATTCATGAGGCCGATCGTATTCTCCGCAACACAGAAGACTATTCCAGTCTTCCTAAGGATTTCCACGCAGCCTACTCTATGGCTCTTCTGGCTGTTTCCGAATTGTATGAGCCTGCTAAGGGACGTCTCAAGGAAACAAATGATGAAGAGTCATTTATTGACGCTGCCATCGAAAGAGCTCAACTTGGTTTGGAAGCGTCAGGCGATCAATCTCGGCTTTACCTTGCTTTCGGGCGTGcttatttggaaaaggtACGTATGACCTTGTGGAAGCAGGACGATCAGCAGAACCCTTCGGATCAATCCGTTATTGTTCAGATTGTCAATCCTTACATCGAACTTGCCCTTCAATACCTTCGTCCTTTACTTTCGGTGGAACCATTTGATGACTTGACTCCTGACTCTTTGCGTCCCTTGTATGTCTTGTCGTCTTACATGTTCCAATTTGGATCCCAATTTCCTGAAAACTCCCTTCTGGACGTACACTCCGTTATTATCGGTCTTTGGGAAAAGTGTAGCGCTTTCCCAGACAGCCCTCTTCCTGTCCGTCTTGCTACCAAGGAAGCCGTTTTGGCTAGCCATACCAGCTTTGCCGAATATTATATCGATTTAATGGATTCCAATGAGGAAAATGCCGAAAGGTGGGCTGTCAAGGCCTCTGAATGGCTTTCTCGGTCCGTTGATGCTTGGAACGAAATTTATGCGTTGGATGACTCAGCTGAACGACTTTTGAAG TTGGCGGATATCAAGATGGATTTAGCACAAATCACTGAACAAGAAAGTTCTCAAGATGAGTATCTGCAGGCCGCCTATACAGCTTTGGAGGACGCTCAAAAGGCTGGTGTACAACTCAGTCCCGACTATTTGGAATTTCTTGAAGCTTACTCTTCCGCTTAG